One genomic window of Pseudomonas chlororaphis subsp. piscium includes the following:
- a CDS encoding YbdD/YjiX family protein, which translates to MFNDLSRLGKYLGQAARLMVGMPDYDNYVEHMQTKHPDKPVMSYEAFFRERQEARYGGKAGPKCC; encoded by the coding sequence GTGTTCAATGACCTGAGTCGCCTCGGTAAATACCTCGGTCAGGCCGCGCGCCTGATGGTCGGCATGCCCGACTACGACAACTACGTCGAGCATATGCAGACCAAGCACCCGGACAAACCGGTGATGTCGTACGAGGCGTTCTTCCGGGAACGCCAGGAAGCGCGGTACGGCGGCAAAGCCGGGCCGAAATGCTGTTGA
- a CDS encoding FadR/GntR family transcriptional regulator: protein MITSSTVVNSVVEKLRAALARGQWRSGDMLPGQRELAEQLGISRPSLREAVTVLETLGLVRSMPGKGVVVLEASLNEQPASDSGVAGASLEDVLQLRYTLEPFIVGLVAQSISSKEVGQLRLTLMDMREALDANDSEAGMNAYIAFHEELFTLTSNPIFQNVVQQTSNALKQSAEILRNSPEHLAERLEENEAVVRAIRNKNSALASAEMRRHILKEGQRMGIELNIPDDHLGN from the coding sequence GTGATCACCTCGTCAACGGTTGTAAATTCAGTGGTAGAAAAGCTGCGGGCGGCCTTGGCCCGTGGCCAATGGCGCTCCGGCGACATGCTGCCGGGGCAACGTGAATTGGCCGAACAGCTGGGCATCAGCCGCCCGAGCCTGCGCGAAGCGGTGACTGTTCTGGAAACCCTGGGCCTGGTGCGTTCCATGCCCGGCAAAGGCGTGGTGGTGCTGGAGGCCAGCCTCAACGAACAACCGGCCAGCGACAGCGGCGTGGCGGGCGCCAGCCTCGAGGATGTGCTGCAACTGCGCTACACCCTCGAGCCGTTCATCGTCGGCCTGGTGGCGCAATCCATCAGCAGCAAGGAAGTGGGCCAGTTGCGCCTGACCCTGATGGACATGCGCGAGGCCCTGGACGCCAACGACAGCGAAGCCGGGATGAACGCCTACATCGCCTTCCATGAAGAGCTGTTCACCCTGACCTCCAACCCGATCTTCCAGAACGTGGTGCAGCAGACCAGCAACGCCCTCAAGCAGAGCGCGGAGATCCTGCGCAACTCGCCGGAGCACCTGGCCGAACGCCTGGAAGAAAACGAAGCGGTGGTCCGGGCGATCCGCAACAAGAACAGCGCGCTGGCCAGTGCCGAAATGCGCCGGCACATCCTCAAGGAAGGCCAGCGCATGGGCATCGAGCTGAACATCCCGGACGACCATCTGGGCAACTAA
- the glyA gene encoding serine hydroxymethyltransferase, with protein sequence MFSRDLTIAKYDADLFAAMEQEAQRQEEHIELIASENYTSPAVMEAQGSVLTNKYAEGYPGKRYYGGCEYVDVVEQLAIDRAKELFGADYANVQPHAGSQANAAVYLALLSAGDTILGMSLAHGGHLTHGASVSSSGKLYNAIQYGIDANGLIDYDEVERLAVEHKPKMIVAGFSAYSQVLDFPRFREIADKVGAYLFVDMAHVAGLVAAGVYPNPVPFADVVTTTTHKTLRGPRGGLILARANADIEKKLNSAVFPGAQGGPLEHVIAAKAICFKEALQPEFKAYQQQVVKNAQAMAGVFIERGFDVVSGGTQNHLFLLSLIKQEISGKDADAALGKAFITVNKNSVPNDPRSPFVTSGLRFGTPAVTTRGFKEAECKELAGWICDILADLNNEAVIDAVREKVKAICKKLPVYGA encoded by the coding sequence ATGTTCAGCCGTGATTTGACTATTGCCAAGTACGACGCCGATCTCTTTGCCGCCATGGAGCAAGAAGCCCAGCGCCAGGAAGAGCACATTGAGCTGATCGCTTCGGAAAACTACACCAGCCCTGCGGTGATGGAAGCTCAAGGCTCGGTGCTGACCAACAAGTACGCCGAAGGTTACCCAGGCAAGCGTTACTACGGCGGCTGCGAATACGTCGACGTGGTTGAGCAACTGGCCATCGACCGCGCCAAGGAACTGTTCGGCGCCGACTACGCCAACGTTCAGCCGCACGCCGGCTCGCAAGCCAACGCCGCCGTTTACCTGGCGCTGCTGTCGGCTGGCGACACCATCCTGGGCATGAGCCTGGCCCACGGCGGTCACCTGACCCACGGCGCCAGCGTTTCCTCCTCCGGCAAGCTGTACAACGCCATCCAGTACGGCATCGATGCCAACGGCCTGATCGACTACGACGAAGTCGAGCGTCTGGCGGTCGAGCACAAGCCGAAAATGATCGTGGCCGGTTTCTCTGCCTACTCGCAGGTTCTGGACTTCCCACGCTTCCGCGAAATCGCCGACAAGGTCGGTGCCTATCTCTTTGTTGATATGGCTCACGTTGCGGGACTGGTCGCCGCTGGCGTCTACCCGAACCCGGTGCCTTTCGCCGACGTGGTCACCACCACCACCCACAAGACCCTGCGCGGTCCACGTGGCGGCCTGATCCTGGCTCGCGCCAACGCCGACATCGAGAAGAAGCTGAACTCCGCGGTATTCCCGGGTGCCCAGGGCGGCCCGCTGGAGCACGTGATCGCGGCCAAAGCGATCTGCTTCAAGGAAGCGCTGCAGCCTGAGTTCAAGGCCTACCAGCAACAAGTGGTGAAGAACGCCCAGGCCATGGCCGGCGTGTTCATCGAGCGCGGTTTCGACGTGGTTTCCGGCGGTACTCAGAACCACCTGTTCCTGCTGTCGCTGATCAAGCAGGAAATCTCCGGTAAAGATGCCGATGCCGCTCTGGGCAAGGCCTTCATCACCGTGAACAAGAACTCCGTGCCAAACGACCCACGCTCCCCGTTCGTCACCTCCGGCCTGCGCTTCGGTACTCCGGCAGTGACCACTCGCGGCTTCAAGGAAGCCGAGTGCAAGGAACTGGCTGGCTGGATCTGCGACATCCTGGCCGACCTGAACAACGAAGCGGTGATCGACGCCGTTCGTGAGAAAGTCAAAGCCATCTGCAAGAAGCTGCCGGTATACGGCGCCTGA
- the yjiA gene encoding GTPase — protein sequence MGDFVLLAPIPVTVLSGFLGAGKTTLLRHLLKAEHGLKIAVIENEFSDAGIDTQLLGDEPVQVMTLSNGCVCCTIHTDLTKALYLLLERLDSGEIAFDRLVIECTGLADPAPVAQTFFIDEELRERYILDGIITLVDAKHAEHHLTQTIAQAQIGFADRLLVSKRDLVDEPTFNALSERLTRINRRAPIRVVEHGRIDLAELLDVRGFNLNADLGGGVSLRPVSKAPSIDRISSLVLRTDAPLDIDRLSEFMNELLEEHGKQLLRYKGVLNIAGEPRRLVFQGVLKLYGFDWDTEWAEGEARESVIVFIADDLPEEKIRAGFARMAAQ from the coding sequence ATGGGAGATTTCGTTTTGTTAGCCCCAATCCCCGTCACCGTTCTCAGCGGCTTCCTCGGCGCCGGCAAGACCACCTTGCTGCGCCATCTGCTCAAGGCCGAGCACGGCCTGAAAATCGCCGTGATCGAAAACGAATTCAGCGATGCCGGCATCGACACCCAGTTGCTGGGCGACGAGCCGGTGCAAGTGATGACGCTGTCCAATGGCTGCGTCTGCTGCACCATTCACACAGATCTGACCAAGGCGCTGTACCTGCTGCTCGAGCGGTTGGACAGCGGCGAAATTGCCTTCGACCGTCTGGTGATCGAATGCACCGGGCTGGCCGATCCCGCGCCCGTGGCCCAGACCTTTTTCATCGACGAAGAGCTGCGTGAGCGTTACATCCTCGACGGCATCATCACCCTGGTGGACGCCAAGCATGCCGAGCACCACCTGACCCAGACCATCGCCCAGGCCCAGATCGGCTTCGCCGACCGCCTGCTGGTGAGCAAGCGCGACCTGGTGGACGAGCCGACCTTCAACGCGCTGAGTGAGCGCCTGACCCGGATCAACCGCCGTGCGCCGATCCGTGTGGTCGAGCATGGCCGCATCGACCTGGCCGAGCTGCTGGATGTGCGCGGCTTCAACCTGAATGCCGACCTGGGGGGCGGTGTCAGCCTGCGCCCGGTGAGCAAGGCGCCTTCCATCGATCGTATTTCCAGCCTGGTGCTGCGTACCGACGCGCCGCTGGATATCGACAGGCTCAGCGAGTTCATGAACGAACTGCTGGAAGAGCATGGCAAGCAGCTGCTGCGCTACAAGGGCGTGCTGAATATTGCCGGTGAGCCGCGGCGCCTGGTGTTCCAGGGTGTGCTCAAACTGTACGGTTTCGACTGGGATACCGAGTGGGCCGAAGGCGAGGCACGGGAGAGTGTGATTGTGTTTATTGCCGACGATCTGCCGGAAGAGAAGATCCGTGCCGGGTTCGCTCGGATGGCGGCGCAGTAG
- a CDS encoding methyltransferase family protein, with protein sequence MSKPPDGPLLSPPLLYLLFLVVALLLADAMPLPVPVNGWLRTLALLLIIGGQGLSFWAMWRLRQRHTTSSNLGEPRRLLCDGPFAISRNPINLGDTLGYCAIALLLGSLWPWLLLPLLIYLMNLTVIRPDEIRLLELFGDRYRDYCRKVRRWL encoded by the coding sequence ATGTCCAAGCCGCCCGATGGACCGCTGCTGTCACCGCCGCTGCTGTATCTGCTGTTCCTGGTGGTGGCGCTGCTGCTTGCCGACGCTATGCCCTTGCCGGTCCCGGTCAACGGCTGGTTGCGCACCCTGGCCCTGCTGTTGATTATCGGCGGCCAGGGCTTGTCGTTCTGGGCGATGTGGCGTCTCAGGCAACGGCACACCACCAGCAGCAATCTCGGCGAACCCCGGCGCCTGCTGTGCGACGGCCCATTCGCGATCTCGCGCAACCCCATCAATCTCGGCGACACCCTGGGTTACTGCGCCATCGCCCTGTTGCTGGGCAGCCTGTGGCCGTGGCTGCTGTTGCCGCTGCTGATTTACCTGATGAACCTGACGGTGATCCGGCCGGACGAGATCCGCCTGCTGGAGTTGTTCGGCGACCGCTACCGTGACTATTGCCGCAAGGTGCGCCGCTGGCTGTAG
- a CDS encoding ankyrin repeat domain-containing protein — protein sequence MRLFISLLLAACSLGAYAEQPVPTDPAAVKAQLQNYYFDAARRGDVEMLNTFIEAGYSLDTQDEKGYTALILAAYHGQGPAVERLLAAGADACTQDKRGNTALMGAIFKGEVKIARRLLATDCNPDQRNGAGQTAAMYAGLFKRVELLDALATKGADLNAEDPLGNSAARLADGEIHTAAPR from the coding sequence ATGCGCTTGTTCATTTCGCTGCTGCTGGCCGCCTGCTCGCTGGGCGCTTATGCGGAGCAACCGGTCCCCACGGACCCGGCGGCAGTCAAAGCCCAGTTACAGAATTACTACTTCGATGCGGCCCGTCGCGGCGACGTCGAGATGCTCAATACCTTTATCGAGGCCGGTTATTCCCTCGATACCCAGGACGAGAAGGGCTACACCGCCCTGATCCTTGCGGCGTATCACGGCCAGGGGCCGGCGGTGGAGCGTTTGCTGGCCGCCGGTGCCGATGCCTGTACCCAGGATAAAAGAGGCAACACGGCGCTGATGGGGGCCATTTTCAAGGGTGAAGTGAAGATCGCCCGGCGCCTGCTGGCCACCGACTGCAACCCCGACCAGCGCAACGGCGCCGGCCAGACCGCGGCGATGTACGCCGGGCTGTTCAAGCGGGTGGAGTTGCTCGATGCCCTGGCGACCAAGGGCGCCGACCTGAATGCCGAAGATCCGCTGGGCAATAGCGCCGCGCGTCTGGCCGACGGTGAAATCCACACGGCCGCGCCGCGCTGA
- a CDS encoding GntR family transcriptional regulator — MASYALNKLAFPLPGALPRRRTGEKKLLVDDVYPQIFDAILEQRIAPASRFTEDSLGEVFGVSRSIIRQVLARLSHQQVIILRPNHRPQVAAPDHEQTRQILHARRLTEITLVRLACQQPAPRNLKRLRELIAGERDCIDRGLRGPAIRLSGEFHLQLAEVAGNAPLAHFLGSLVPLTSLAIAHHESRTCSHCAWQEHAAIVDAIEDGDVKAAVALMTGHLDHLEERLLKASAASQ, encoded by the coding sequence ATGGCCAGCTACGCCTTGAACAAACTTGCATTCCCCCTCCCCGGTGCCCTGCCACGGCGCCGCACCGGCGAGAAAAAACTGCTGGTCGACGATGTCTATCCGCAGATTTTCGATGCCATTCTCGAACAACGCATCGCCCCCGCCAGCCGTTTCACCGAGGACAGCCTCGGCGAAGTGTTCGGGGTCAGTCGCAGCATCATTCGCCAGGTCCTGGCGCGCTTGTCCCACCAGCAGGTGATTATCCTGCGGCCCAACCACCGGCCCCAGGTGGCGGCACCGGACCACGAACAGACGCGGCAGATCCTGCACGCCCGCCGCCTGACGGAAATCACCCTGGTCAGGCTCGCCTGCCAGCAACCGGCACCGCGCAACCTCAAGCGCCTGCGGGAATTGATCGCCGGTGAGCGCGACTGCATCGACCGCGGCTTGCGTGGCCCGGCGATCCGCCTGTCCGGCGAGTTCCACCTGCAATTGGCCGAAGTGGCCGGCAACGCGCCGCTGGCGCATTTCCTCGGCAGCCTGGTGCCGCTGACGTCACTGGCGATTGCCCACCATGAAAGCCGCACCTGCAGCCATTGCGCCTGGCAGGAGCACGCGGCGATTGTCGATGCCATTGAAGACGGTGACGTAAAGGCCGCGGTCGCCTTGATGACCGGGCACCTGGATCACCTGGAGGAAAGGTTGCTCAAGGCCAGCGCGGCCTCACAGTAA
- a CDS encoding C4-dicarboxylate transporter DctA produces MLRWCSRSIFLQVVLGLMLGIVCGLTLPEYSSQLKPLGDAFIKLIKMLIGLIVFCVVVSGISGAGDLKKVGRIGLKSVIYFEVLTTIALVIGLVFAFTTGIGSGANIHLEQLSAADMGDIAQRSQHMHGTSEFLMGLIPNSVLGAFAENNILQVLLFSVLFGSALNLVGEAASGISRLINELSHIIFRIMGMIVRLAPIGVFGAIAFTTSKYGLDSLQHLGSLVGLFYLTCFAFVAIILGVVMRCSGLRMLPFLKYLREELLIVLGTASSDAVLPQIMRKLEHLGIGSSTVGLVIPTGYSFNLDGFSIYLTLAIVFIANATGTPLSMSDLLTILLVSLITSKGAHGIPGSALVILAATLTAIPAIPVVGLVLVLAVDWFMGIGRALTNLIGNCVATVAIARWERDIDIQRANKVLSGQQGYGFQPRKPLPGAQQQEF; encoded by the coding sequence ATGCTCAGATGGTGCTCGCGTTCGATTTTCCTCCAGGTAGTCCTAGGACTGATGCTCGGCATCGTGTGCGGACTGACACTCCCCGAATACTCCTCGCAACTCAAGCCACTGGGCGATGCCTTTATCAAGCTGATCAAGATGCTGATCGGCCTGATCGTCTTCTGTGTGGTGGTCAGCGGCATCTCCGGCGCCGGCGACCTGAAAAAGGTCGGACGCATCGGGCTCAAATCCGTCATCTACTTCGAAGTCCTGACCACCATCGCCCTGGTGATCGGCCTGGTCTTCGCCTTCACCACCGGCATCGGCAGCGGCGCCAATATCCATCTGGAGCAGCTGTCCGCCGCCGACATGGGCGACATCGCCCAGCGCAGCCAGCACATGCACGGCACCTCTGAGTTCCTGATGGGGCTGATCCCCAATTCGGTACTGGGCGCCTTCGCCGAAAACAACATCCTGCAGGTGCTGCTGTTCTCCGTGCTGTTCGGCAGCGCGCTGAACCTGGTGGGCGAAGCCGCTTCCGGCATCTCGCGGCTGATCAACGAACTCAGCCACATCATCTTCCGCATCATGGGCATGATCGTGCGCCTGGCGCCGATCGGCGTGTTCGGCGCCATCGCCTTCACCACCAGCAAGTACGGCCTGGACTCGCTGCAGCACCTGGGCAGCTTGGTGGGCCTGTTCTACCTGACCTGCTTCGCGTTCGTGGCCATCATTCTCGGCGTGGTGATGCGCTGTTCCGGCCTGCGCATGCTGCCCTTCCTCAAATACCTGCGCGAAGAGCTGCTGATCGTCCTCGGCACCGCCTCCTCCGACGCCGTACTGCCACAGATCATGCGCAAACTGGAACACCTAGGCATCGGCAGTTCCACGGTCGGCCTGGTCATCCCGACGGGCTACTCGTTCAACCTCGACGGTTTCTCGATCTACCTGACCCTGGCTATCGTCTTCATCGCCAATGCCACCGGTACGCCGTTGTCGATGTCCGACCTGCTGACCATCCTGCTGGTGTCGCTGATCACCTCCAAAGGCGCCCACGGGATTCCCGGTTCGGCGCTGGTGATCCTGGCCGCCACCCTGACGGCGATCCCGGCCATTCCGGTGGTGGGCCTGGTACTGGTGCTGGCGGTGGACTGGTTCATGGGCATCGGCCGGGCGCTGACCAACCTGATCGGCAACTGCGTCGCCACCGTGGCCATTGCCCGCTGGGAAAGAGACATCGATATTCAACGGGCCAACAAAGTCCTGAGCGGCCAGCAGGGTTATGGTTTCCAACCGCGAAAACCGCTGCCCGGCGCGCAGCAGCAGGAGTTCTGA
- the radA gene encoding DNA repair protein RadA — protein sequence MAKAKRMYGCTECGATFPKWAGQCGECGAWNTLTETMVESGGAAAPSGRTGWAGQQAQIKTLAEVSVEEIPRFSTASGELDRVLGGGLVDGSVVLIGGDPGIGKSTILLQTLCNIATRMPALYVTGEESQQQVAMRARRLGLPQDQLRVMTETCIETIIATARLEKPKVMVIDSIQTIFTEQLQSAPGGVSQVRESAALLVRYAKQSGTAIFLVGHVTKEGALAGPRVLEHMVDTVLYFEGESDGRLRLLRAVKNRFGAVNELGVFGMTDRGLKEVSNPSAIFLTRAQEEVPGSVVMATWEGTRPMLVEVQALVDDSHLANPRRVTLGLDQNRLAMLLAVLHRHGGIPTHDQDVFLNVVGGVKVLETASDLALMAAVMSSLRNRPLPHDLLVFGEVGLSGEVRPVPSGQERLKEAAKHGFKRAIVPKGNAPKEPPQGLRIIAVTRLEQALDALFE from the coding sequence ATGGCCAAGGCCAAGCGCATGTACGGCTGCACCGAGTGCGGCGCAACCTTTCCCAAGTGGGCCGGCCAGTGCGGTGAATGCGGAGCCTGGAACACCCTGACCGAAACCATGGTGGAAAGCGGCGGCGCCGCGGCCCCCAGCGGTCGCACCGGCTGGGCCGGCCAGCAGGCGCAGATCAAGACCCTGGCCGAGGTCAGCGTCGAGGAGATCCCGCGCTTTTCCACGGCTTCCGGCGAACTGGACCGGGTGCTCGGCGGCGGCCTGGTCGACGGTTCGGTGGTGCTGATCGGCGGCGACCCGGGGATCGGTAAGTCGACCATTCTGTTGCAGACCCTGTGCAACATCGCTACCCGCATGCCGGCGCTCTACGTCACCGGCGAAGAATCGCAGCAACAGGTGGCGATGCGCGCCCGGCGCCTGGGCCTGCCCCAGGACCAACTGCGGGTGATGACCGAAACCTGTATCGAAACCATCATCGCCACGGCCCGGCTGGAGAAGCCCAAGGTCATGGTGATCGACTCGATCCAGACCATCTTCACCGAGCAACTGCAATCGGCCCCCGGCGGTGTTTCCCAGGTGCGCGAAAGCGCGGCGCTGCTGGTGCGCTATGCCAAGCAGAGCGGCACGGCAATCTTCCTGGTGGGCCACGTGACCAAGGAGGGCGCGCTGGCCGGGCCGCGGGTCCTCGAACACATGGTCGACACCGTGCTGTATTTCGAAGGTGAATCCGATGGCCGCCTGCGCTTGCTGCGGGCGGTGAAGAACCGCTTCGGTGCAGTCAACGAGCTGGGCGTGTTCGGCATGACCGACCGCGGCCTGAAAGAAGTTTCCAACCCTTCGGCGATCTTTCTCACCCGTGCCCAGGAAGAAGTCCCGGGCAGTGTGGTCATGGCCACCTGGGAAGGCACCCGGCCGATGCTGGTGGAAGTCCAGGCGCTGGTGGATGACAGCCACTTGGCCAACCCGCGGCGGGTGACCTTGGGTCTGGACCAGAATCGCCTGGCGATGCTGCTGGCGGTGCTGCATCGCCATGGCGGCATCCCGACCCACGATCAGGACGTGTTCCTCAACGTGGTCGGCGGGGTCAAGGTGCTGGAAACCGCGTCCGACCTGGCGCTGATGGCGGCGGTGATGTCCAGCCTGCGCAACCGGCCCTTGCCCCACGACTTGCTGGTGTTCGGCGAAGTCGGCCTGTCCGGCGAAGTGCGCCCGGTGCCGAGCGGCCAGGAGCGCCTCAAGGAAGCGGCCAAGCATGGTTTCAAACGGGCCATCGTGCCCAAGGGCAATGCCCCGAAAGAGCCGCCACAGGGCCTGCGGATCATTGCGGTAACGCGTCTGGAGCAGGCGCTGGATGCGCTGTTCGAATAA
- a CDS encoding PilZ domain-containing protein, whose amino-acid sequence MSEHHSDRRRFKRIAFDARTELSQGPHRWSVQLVDLSLKGMLIQRPDPWLGDESQPFEADIHLSDDAEVRMDVQLAHDDHGQLGFVCLHIDLESIEHLRRLIELNLADPQELERELGALLEV is encoded by the coding sequence ATGAGCGAACACCATTCCGATCGTCGTCGTTTCAAACGCATCGCCTTCGATGCCCGCACCGAACTGAGCCAGGGCCCTCATCGCTGGTCCGTGCAGTTGGTCGATCTCTCGCTCAAGGGCATGCTGATCCAGCGGCCCGATCCCTGGCTGGGGGACGAAAGCCAGCCGTTCGAGGCCGATATCCATTTGAGCGATGACGCCGAAGTGCGCATGGACGTACAGCTGGCGCACGACGATCACGGCCAGCTGGGCTTCGTCTGCCTGCATATAGACCTGGAATCGATCGAACACCTGCGCCGGCTGATCGAACTCAACCTCGCCGACCCGCAGGAGCTGGAGCGCGAGCTGGGGGCGCTGCTGGAGGTTTGA
- a CDS encoding carbon starvation CstA family protein, with product MKNNNSPLRHLPWLVLAIVGACALGVVALRRGEAINALWIVVAAVAIYLVAYRYYSLFIANNVMQLDARRATPAVLNNDGLDYVPTNKHILFGHHFAAIAGAGPLVGPVLAAQMGYLPGTLWLIAGVVLAGAVQDFMVLFMSTRRNGRSLGDMVREEMGRIPGTIALFGCFLIMIIILAVLALIVVKALAESPWGIFTVMATIPIAMFMGVYMRYIRPGRIGEISIVGVLLLLGSIWLGGQIAADPVWSKAFTFTGVQITWMLIGYGFVAAVLPVWLILAPRDYLSTFLKIGTIIALAIGILITMPELKMPALTQFTDGTGPVWKGGLFPFLFITIACGAVSGFHALISSGTTPKLLDNETNARYIGYGGMLMESFVAIMAMVAASVIEPGVYFAMNSPAAIVGGDVVAVAQTVSSWGFAITPDALQAVAKDIGETTILARAGGAPTLAVGIAQILHHVLPGENTMAFWYHFAILFEALFILTAVDAGTRAGRFMLQDLLGSFVPALKRTESWTANLIATAGCVALWGYLLYQGVIDPLGGINTLWPLFGISNQMLAGIALMLGTVVLIKMKRQRYIWVTLLPAAWLLICTTTAGLIKLFDANPAVGFLALAKKYSDALANGQILAPAKDITQMQHVIFNAYTNATLTVLFLLVVFSILFYALKVGISAWGKKERTDKESPFHALPDA from the coding sequence ATGAAAAATAATAATAGCCCGCTACGCCACTTACCCTGGCTGGTGCTGGCAATCGTAGGAGCGTGCGCCCTCGGCGTAGTGGCATTGCGCCGCGGCGAGGCGATCAACGCCTTGTGGATCGTGGTCGCTGCCGTGGCCATCTATCTGGTCGCATACCGTTACTACAGCCTGTTCATCGCTAACAACGTGATGCAGCTCGATGCGCGCCGGGCCACCCCCGCCGTGCTCAACAACGACGGTCTGGACTATGTTCCGACCAACAAACACATTCTCTTCGGTCACCACTTCGCGGCCATCGCCGGCGCGGGCCCGTTGGTGGGGCCGGTACTGGCGGCACAGATGGGCTATCTGCCTGGCACGCTCTGGCTGATTGCCGGGGTGGTCCTGGCGGGGGCGGTGCAGGACTTCATGGTCCTGTTCATGTCCACCCGGCGCAACGGCCGTTCCCTGGGTGACATGGTCCGCGAGGAAATGGGCCGGATCCCGGGGACCATCGCACTGTTCGGCTGCTTCCTGATCATGATCATCATCCTCGCGGTGCTGGCGCTGATCGTGGTCAAGGCCCTGGCCGAGAGCCCGTGGGGCATCTTCACGGTGATGGCGACCATCCCGATCGCGATGTTCATGGGCGTCTACATGCGCTACATCCGCCCGGGCCGCATCGGTGAAATCTCCATCGTCGGCGTGCTTCTGCTGCTGGGCTCGATCTGGCTGGGGGGCCAGATTGCTGCGGACCCCGTGTGGTCCAAGGCCTTCACCTTCACCGGCGTGCAGATCACCTGGATGCTGATCGGCTACGGTTTCGTCGCCGCGGTGCTGCCGGTCTGGCTGATCCTGGCGCCTCGCGACTACCTGTCGACCTTCCTCAAGATCGGTACCATCATCGCCCTGGCGATCGGCATCCTGATCACCATGCCGGAGCTGAAAATGCCGGCGCTGACCCAGTTCACCGACGGCACCGGCCCGGTCTGGAAAGGCGGCCTGTTCCCGTTCCTGTTCATCACCATCGCCTGTGGCGCGGTGTCCGGCTTCCACGCGCTGATCTCTTCCGGGACCACGCCGAAGCTGCTGGATAACGAAACCAACGCCCGCTACATCGGTTACGGCGGCATGCTGATGGAGTCCTTCGTGGCCATCATGGCGATGGTTGCCGCTTCGGTGATCGAGCCTGGCGTGTACTTCGCCATGAACAGCCCGGCGGCTATCGTCGGCGGTGACGTGGTGGCTGTGGCGCAGACCGTCAGCAGCTGGGGCTTCGCCATTACCCCGGACGCCCTGCAAGCGGTGGCCAAGGACATCGGTGAAACCACCATCCTGGCCCGTGCCGGCGGTGCGCCGACCCTGGCGGTCGGTATTGCGCAGATCCTCCACCATGTGCTGCCGGGCGAGAACACCATGGCGTTCTGGTACCACTTCGCGATCCTGTTCGAAGCGCTGTTCATCCTGACCGCGGTGGATGCCGGTACCCGTGCCGGTCGTTTCATGCTGCAGGACCTGCTGGGCTCCTTCGTGCCAGCCCTGAAACGCACCGAGTCCTGGACCGCCAACCTGATCGCCACCGCCGGTTGCGTGGCCCTCTGGGGTTACCTGCTGTACCAGGGCGTGATCGATCCGCTGGGCGGCATCAACACCCTGTGGCCGCTGTTCGGCATCTCCAACCAGATGCTGGCGGGTATCGCGTTGATGCTCGGCACCGTGGTGCTGATCAAGATGAAGCGTCAGCGCTACATCTGGGTAACCTTGCTGCCAGCCGCCTGGCTGCTGATCTGTACTACCACCGCGGGCCTCATCAAGCTGTTCGACGCCAACCCGGCAGTCGGTTTCCTGGCCCTGGCCAAGAAGTACAGCGATGCCCTGGCCAATGGTCAGATCCTTGCACCGGCCAAGGACATCACGCAGATGCAGCACGTGATCTTCAACGCCTACACCAACGCCACGCTGACGGTGCTGTTCCTGTTGGTGGTATTCAGCATCCTGTTCTACGCACTCAAGGTGGGTATCTCCGCCTGGGGTAAAAAAGAACGCACGGATAAAGAATCGCCATTCCATGCACTGCCGGATGCGTAA